In one window of Pseudoalteromonas espejiana DSM 9414 DNA:
- a CDS encoding permease gives MNTDKMMVALDEFIHVGGGLILIIAAVSILTGLIREFVPQDKLQAKLTKHDKWGSLLGASFGMLTPFCSAAVVPVTMGMATMGTSLGTILSFLISAPLCNFIVLAMIYAAFGFKVTAIYLALTFSAAVIGGWLISKSPWKNEVRRGDELELATNGKSCSSDCSSDSAEILHTTNSDKFKNVLKFAVSLFKRIIPYVLLGALISGLSAAYLPAELVEKYVGGGDLSSIIIAALIGIPLYLRIEMAIPLLNVLILKGMGMGPALALIIGGTGASLPEIALVSSVLKRKAVLAFVLIILSTAVTGGVIFQYII, from the coding sequence GTGAATACAGATAAAATGATGGTTGCACTGGATGAATTTATTCATGTTGGTGGAGGCTTAATATTAATTATTGCTGCTGTTTCAATTTTGACAGGGTTGATCAGAGAGTTTGTTCCGCAAGACAAGCTTCAAGCTAAATTAACAAAGCATGATAAGTGGGGCTCACTGTTAGGAGCTAGCTTTGGTATGTTAACCCCTTTTTGTAGCGCTGCTGTAGTGCCTGTTACCATGGGTATGGCTACTATGGGTACGTCGCTAGGTACTATTTTAAGCTTTTTAATTTCGGCCCCTTTATGTAACTTTATCGTACTTGCAATGATATATGCTGCATTTGGTTTTAAAGTGACTGCTATATATTTAGCACTAACCTTTAGTGCTGCTGTTATAGGTGGATGGTTAATATCTAAATCACCTTGGAAAAATGAAGTAAGACGTGGAGATGAGTTAGAGCTGGCTACAAACGGCAAAAGCTGTAGTTCAGACTGCAGTTCAGATAGTGCCGAAATATTGCACACTACGAATTCTGATAAGTTTAAAAATGTTTTAAAATTTGCTGTATCTTTATTTAAAAGAATTATTCCGTATGTGTTATTGGGAGCATTAATTAGTGGTTTGTCGGCAGCATATTTACCAGCTGAATTAGTTGAAAAATACGTAGGTGGCGGAGATTTAAGTTCCATTATTATTGCTGCACTAATTGGTATTCCACTTTATTTGAGAATAGAAATGGCTATCCCGCTTTTAAATGTGTTGATTTTAAAAGGTATGGGCATGGGGCCAGCTTTAGCACTTATTATTGGTGGTACAGGTGCGAGTTTACCTGAAATTGCCTTAGTATCTTCGGTATTAAAAAGAAAGGCTGTATTAGCATTTGTATTAATTATATTAAGTACTGCAGTAACAGGCGGTGTAATTTTTCAATACATTATTTAA
- a CDS encoding ATP-binding protein, which translates to MTTSLREDDLKFGKIKEVDGAAIILHADALEREFQGIKHCAEVGAYVNCGGAHGNTICTISKVQITEIEKTKRSADGFEIVREERKVVTLSILGCAINGKFNRGTKRLPTINCDTYFLSSDQVNQLIGIDLEEDKEHFCVTDSNDDDQTYLNLDKLMGRHTAILGTTGSGKSCTVASIVQSILSSYECPRILFFDIHNEYPSAFGYNDKAPNEGFKNRTNAIPWNEFTLPYWFLDLEEFFGVYNLEPGSNQKAIIKRLITKQKEIEAEKQNIDGVVVSADTPIFFSIDALLDEIIAEKDSQSNATNKKPYESIILKLQAVRHDTRYSFLHRKIDNETSIAEYFEFILGLAESEAYLNILDLSGLPAEVRAVCVGVISRLCFDFKYWDLDPENIPLNLILEEAHTYIPEDSDSKFNIAKERVERIAKEGRKYGIGLTVVTQRPSNVSTTVLSQCGTYIALRLTNDLDQNKIKRLLPDTLAGQVDFLPSLRDGEAFVSGDSINLPRKVQFREPNPMPRSNDVRYHKYWKSGKPTNYSLKALVDSWHKQDKSK; encoded by the coding sequence TTGACAACATCATTAAGAGAAGATGATTTAAAATTTGGTAAAATTAAAGAAGTTGACGGTGCCGCAATTATACTTCATGCAGATGCTCTAGAGCGCGAGTTTCAAGGTATAAAGCACTGCGCAGAGGTTGGTGCTTATGTTAACTGTGGCGGAGCGCACGGTAATACAATTTGTACCATAAGCAAAGTTCAGATCACTGAAATTGAGAAAACAAAAAGATCAGCTGATGGGTTTGAAATTGTTAGGGAAGAGAGGAAAGTAGTAACGCTTTCAATATTGGGTTGTGCTATCAACGGTAAGTTTAATCGAGGCACCAAACGTCTTCCCACAATAAATTGTGATACATACTTTCTTAGCAGTGACCAAGTAAACCAATTAATAGGCATAGACTTAGAAGAAGACAAAGAGCACTTTTGTGTTACTGATTCAAACGATGACGATCAAACGTATTTAAACTTAGATAAGCTAATGGGGCGCCATACAGCCATATTGGGTACTACAGGTAGTGGTAAAAGTTGCACCGTTGCATCGATAGTTCAATCGATATTATCAAGCTATGAGTGCCCGAGAATATTGTTTTTTGATATTCATAATGAATATCCTTCAGCATTTGGCTATAACGATAAAGCACCAAACGAAGGCTTTAAAAATAGGACAAACGCAATCCCTTGGAATGAGTTTACACTCCCATACTGGTTTTTAGATTTAGAAGAGTTCTTTGGTGTTTATAATCTTGAGCCTGGATCTAATCAGAAAGCCATAATAAAAAGGCTTATAACGAAACAAAAAGAAATAGAAGCTGAAAAGCAAAATATTGATGGTGTAGTCGTTTCTGCAGACACTCCAATTTTTTTCAGTATTGATGCTCTTTTAGATGAAATAATAGCTGAAAAGGACTCTCAAAGTAATGCTACTAACAAGAAACCATATGAGAGTATTATTCTAAAACTCCAAGCTGTACGTCATGACACTCGTTACTCATTTCTTCATCGAAAAATTGATAATGAAACCTCAATAGCCGAATATTTTGAATTTATTTTAGGTTTAGCTGAATCTGAAGCATATTTAAATATATTAGATTTAAGTGGCTTGCCAGCAGAAGTAAGGGCTGTATGTGTTGGCGTTATTTCAAGGCTATGTTTCGACTTTAAATATTGGGATTTAGATCCTGAAAATATCCCTCTTAACTTAATATTAGAAGAAGCTCACACTTATATTCCAGAAGATAGCGATTCAAAATTCAATATAGCAAAAGAACGGGTTGAAAGAATTGCTAAAGAAGGTCGGAAGTACGGTATAGGTTTGACAGTTGTAACTCAACGTCCGTCAAATGTTTCTACAACAGTTTTATCGCAATGTGGTACGTATATAGCGCTTCGATTAACTAATGATCTTGATCAAAATAAGATTAAGCGTCTATTACCTGACACATTGGCTGGCCAAGTAGATTTCTTACCTAGCCTTCGAGATGGTGAGGCATTTGTTTCTGGTGATTCGATTAATTTACCAAGGAAAGTTCAATTTAGAGAGCCTAACCCTATGCCTAGAAGCAATGATGTTAGATATCATAAGTATTGGAAGTCAGGGAAGCCGACTAATTACTCACTAAAAGCTTTGGTGGATTCTTGGCACAAGCAGGACAAATCAAAATGA
- a CDS encoding cold shock domain-containing protein, producing MNKGLLKAWNDEKGFGFIKSDTLEHDTFIHISALKHMSRKPKVGDTLYFEVAKQPDGKSKAVNCRIEGVAALKVTHKKSNHHRVAKSNFTDSFLGKVASISIIAVLGFIAVNKYNHYKSSEQFNSHTPVITNADLATFDEQYPKIVIPQSSQNFTCDGRQHCSQMTSRAEAVFFINNCPNTKMDGDKDGKPCERDSRFKNE from the coding sequence ATGAACAAAGGATTGTTAAAAGCGTGGAATGACGAAAAGGGCTTTGGTTTTATTAAATCAGACACCCTAGAGCACGACACCTTTATACACATTTCAGCGCTCAAACACATGAGCCGCAAGCCCAAAGTGGGCGACACCCTTTATTTTGAAGTGGCTAAACAGCCCGATGGTAAATCAAAAGCCGTTAATTGCCGCATAGAAGGCGTAGCTGCACTTAAAGTCACACATAAAAAATCAAACCATCATCGTGTTGCTAAATCTAATTTTACCGACAGTTTTTTAGGGAAAGTCGCCTCAATTAGCATTATCGCTGTACTTGGCTTTATCGCAGTAAATAAATACAACCATTATAAAAGTAGCGAGCAATTTAATAGCCACACTCCCGTTATTACCAACGCCGATTTAGCCACCTTTGACGAACAATACCCAAAAATTGTGATTCCTCAAAGCTCACAAAACTTTACTTGCGATGGCAGGCAGCACTGTAGCCAAATGACCTCACGTGCAGAGGCCGTATTTTTTATAAATAACTGCCCAAATACAAAAATGGATGGCGATAAAGATGGTAAGCCGTGTGAGAGGGATTCGCGGTTTAAAAATGAGTAG